The following are from one region of the Prevotella communis genome:
- a CDS encoding RNA polymerase sigma factor, with the protein MSALTETELVEAVRQGRREGQTEMVSRYAERVFAMIARQVPDMMDAQELTQDTFLRAFSHIDSYAPHKASLSTWLCRIAYRLTLDHLRRRRPVIVAMEDNTDISDEELEAELSTGREERIEQLMEVIDELPDDERMLLTLYYFEDRPLAEITYITGIEPAALANRLYRTRKKLYRKLNN; encoded by the coding sequence ATGAGTGCTCTGACAGAGACAGAACTTGTAGAGGCCGTCAGGCAAGGACGGCGCGAGGGACAGACAGAGATGGTCAGTCGCTATGCCGAGCGTGTCTTCGCCATGATAGCGAGACAGGTGCCCGACATGATGGACGCCCAGGAGCTGACACAGGACACCTTCCTGCGGGCCTTCAGTCATATCGACAGCTACGCCCCTCACAAGGCTTCGCTCTCCACCTGGCTCTGCCGCATCGCCTACCGGCTGACACTTGACCATCTGAGACGACGACGGCCTGTGATTGTAGCGATGGAAGACAATACTGACATCAGCGACGAGGAGCTGGAGGCAGAACTGAGCACTGGGCGCGAAGAGAGGATAGAGCAACTGATGGAGGTGATTGACGAACTGCCAGACGACGAGCGAATGCTCCTGACACTCTACTACTTCGAAGACCGTCCGCTCGCAGAGATAACCTATATCACAGGTATCGAACCTGCAGCACTGGCCAACCGCCTTTACAGGACGAGAAAGAAACTCTATCGCAAGTTAAATAATTGA